A stretch of Amycolatopsis balhimycina FH 1894 DNA encodes these proteins:
- a CDS encoding CGNR zinc finger domain-containing protein, with amino-acid sequence MLDACYSTSAVQTAVDLANTLKPIKGEDELETVEQLGGFLDGHSPAGTAQPQRRLTPADLAEVREVRETVRSVLERAGTDPVGAAALINDGLRRGRATPALRHEHDRWWTEVTSDTDRCSAHLAATTLSALASVIATLGPARLGVCAGPKCRSTFVDLSRNGSKQYCTRACAHRASVAAYRSRRTSS; translated from the coding sequence ATGCTGGATGCGTGTTACAGCACGTCGGCGGTCCAGACGGCCGTCGACCTTGCCAACACCCTGAAGCCGATCAAGGGAGAGGACGAGCTCGAGACCGTGGAGCAGCTCGGGGGCTTCCTCGACGGCCATTCTCCGGCCGGAACAGCCCAGCCGCAGCGGCGTCTCACCCCCGCCGACCTGGCGGAGGTCCGCGAGGTGCGCGAGACGGTGCGTTCCGTGCTCGAACGAGCGGGCACCGACCCAGTGGGGGCCGCGGCCCTGATCAATGACGGTCTGCGGCGCGGCCGCGCCACCCCGGCGCTGCGCCATGAACACGACCGCTGGTGGACCGAGGTGACTTCCGACACCGACCGCTGCTCGGCGCACCTCGCAGCGACCACGCTCAGCGCGCTGGCCTCGGTGATCGCCACGCTCGGTCCGGCTCGCCTCGGTGTATGTGCCGGGCCGAAATGCCGGTCCACTTTCGTGGACCTCTCGCGCAACGGCTCGAAGCAGTACTGCACCCGAGCCTGCGCGCACCGGGCCAGCGTCGCGGCCTACCGGAGCCGGCGCACCTCGTCGTAA
- a CDS encoding epoxide hydrolase family protein, producing MTAEPFEVSVTEAEIADLRDRLRRTRWPEPEPVDDWSQGIPLAYTQELCRSWAEDYDFGFAERLNVFPQYRDTIDGLGIHFLHVRSPEPDAFPLVLTHGWPGSVLEFLDVIGPLTDPRAHGGDPADAFHVVAPSLPGYGWSDKPSTTGWGVTRIARAWDALMVSLGYERYGAQGGDWGSAVSGALGEVAPERVAGVHLNLGSVAAGTFDDPTPSELANLEAEQEFRRTGRGYSALQASRPQTLGYGLTDSPAGQAAWIAEKFQAWTDNDGHPEDAVSRQAILDEISVYWFTASATSSARLYWESFARFRDKVTAPTGLSIYPRDITRPSRREAELRFTDLRWFEEMPRGGHFAALEQPESLVQQVRGFFRLFR from the coding sequence ATGACCGCCGAGCCATTCGAGGTCAGCGTCACCGAAGCCGAGATCGCGGACCTGCGTGACCGGTTGCGCCGGACGCGGTGGCCCGAGCCCGAGCCGGTGGACGACTGGTCACAGGGAATCCCGCTGGCTTACACGCAGGAGCTCTGCCGCAGCTGGGCCGAGGACTACGACTTCGGGTTCGCCGAGCGGCTGAACGTCTTCCCGCAATACCGCGACACTATCGACGGGCTGGGCATCCACTTCCTGCACGTCCGCTCACCGGAACCGGACGCGTTCCCGCTCGTGCTCACGCACGGCTGGCCCGGCTCGGTGCTCGAGTTCCTGGACGTCATCGGCCCGCTGACCGATCCTCGCGCGCACGGCGGGGACCCGGCGGACGCGTTCCACGTGGTCGCGCCGTCGTTGCCCGGGTACGGCTGGAGTGACAAGCCGTCGACGACCGGATGGGGCGTCACCCGCATCGCGCGCGCCTGGGACGCCTTGATGGTTTCGCTGGGTTACGAGCGCTACGGCGCGCAGGGCGGTGACTGGGGTTCGGCGGTGTCCGGCGCGCTGGGCGAGGTGGCGCCCGAGCGGGTCGCCGGTGTGCACCTGAACCTGGGGTCCGTGGCGGCGGGCACGTTCGACGACCCGACGCCGTCGGAGCTGGCGAACCTCGAGGCCGAGCAGGAGTTCCGGCGGACCGGCCGGGGGTACTCGGCGCTTCAGGCGTCCCGGCCGCAGACGCTCGGCTATGGCCTCACCGACTCCCCGGCGGGCCAGGCGGCCTGGATCGCCGAGAAGTTCCAGGCGTGGACGGACAACGACGGCCATCCCGAGGACGCGGTGTCGCGGCAGGCGATCCTCGACGAGATCTCGGTCTACTGGTTCACCGCGTCGGCCACGTCGTCGGCGCGCCTGTACTGGGAAAGCTTCGCCCGCTTCCGGGACAAGGTCACCGCACCGACCGGGCTGTCGATCTACCCCCGCGACATAACTCGGCCGTCGCGTCGGGAGGCCGAGCTGCGGTTCACCGACCTGCGCTGGTTCGAGGAAATGCCCCGAGGGGGCCACTTCGCCGCGCTGGAACAGCCGGAGTCGCTGGTCCAGCAGGTGCGCGGGTTCTTCCGCCTCTTCCGCTGA
- a CDS encoding MFS transporter codes for MLVLPMYVALGAPSVALPAIGRALAVPFGATAWILAAWSLTSALAMPVAGRLIARWSPFQVLVVGVVTLAAGSVLAGAGPTLAVVIAGRLIGGAGAGATVIAVFAAATALPGRERIRALGIVAAAGATASGCGTLLGGAVTTWLGWRAVLAIPVLALPLLLAALPSRHALARNGGGERPDPTGRFDVVGAAVLSVLAGSVITVLQAHSVGLPVVVTLVVAAAGALAAGALWWRVRRTPDGFVPRRVITARGFLPAGLIGGTVFAGYYGVLFLAPSLIEQATDGGALEAGVLLVPAAACSVLAGRLVGTLTGRFTGWQVSAGLAAVTVTGVLVVAVFSGPVPVIVGTALTVCGFAGAQAVLVGLATDLVATSDRDTAQSLLNFMNALGGGIGPATVAGLSGIASVPVALAVLAALPLAGLVVSLTRRPGA; via the coding sequence ATGCTGGTGCTGCCGATGTACGTGGCGCTGGGCGCTCCGTCGGTGGCGCTGCCGGCCATCGGCCGGGCGCTCGCGGTGCCGTTCGGGGCCACCGCGTGGATCCTCGCCGCGTGGTCGCTGACCTCCGCGCTCGCGATGCCGGTCGCAGGCCGGCTGATCGCCCGGTGGAGCCCCTTCCAGGTTCTCGTCGTCGGGGTCGTGACACTCGCCGCGGGCTCCGTGCTCGCCGGAGCCGGCCCGACGCTGGCGGTCGTGATCGCCGGCCGGCTGATCGGTGGCGCCGGGGCGGGCGCGACCGTGATCGCCGTCTTCGCCGCCGCCACCGCCCTTCCCGGGCGGGAACGGATCCGCGCGCTGGGCATCGTCGCCGCCGCCGGCGCGACCGCGTCGGGGTGCGGGACGCTGCTGGGCGGGGCGGTGACCACCTGGCTGGGCTGGCGTGCCGTGCTCGCGATCCCGGTCCTCGCGCTGCCCCTCCTGCTGGCTGCCTTGCCGAGCAGGCACGCGTTGGCGCGGAACGGTGGAGGCGAGCGCCCCGACCCGACCGGGCGATTCGACGTCGTCGGCGCGGCCGTGCTGTCGGTACTCGCCGGCTCGGTGATCACGGTGCTGCAGGCCCACTCGGTCGGCCTGCCCGTAGTGGTCACGCTCGTCGTGGCCGCCGCCGGGGCGCTCGCCGCCGGGGCGCTGTGGTGGCGCGTGCGGCGCACGCCCGACGGATTCGTGCCCCGGCGGGTGATTACGGCCCGCGGCTTCCTGCCGGCCGGGCTCATCGGCGGGACGGTCTTCGCCGGCTACTACGGCGTGCTGTTCCTCGCCCCGTCCCTGATCGAGCAGGCCACGGACGGCGGCGCCCTCGAAGCCGGCGTGCTCCTCGTCCCGGCGGCCGCCTGCTCGGTACTGGCCGGGCGGCTGGTCGGCACCTTGACCGGCCGGTTCACCGGCTGGCAGGTGTCGGCCGGACTCGCGGCGGTCACCGTCACCGGTGTGCTCGTGGTCGCGGTCTTCAGCGGCCCGGTCCCGGTCATCGTCGGCACGGCGCTGACCGTGTGCGGGTTCGCCGGCGCCCAGGCCGTGCTGGTGGGCCTCGCGACGGACCTGGTCGCCACGAGCGACCGCGACACCGCCCAGAGCCTGCTCAACTTCATGAACGCCCTGGGCGGCGGGATCGGCCCGGCCACCGTCGCGGGCCTGTCCGGCATCGCGTCGGTACCGGTGGCCCTCGCCGTGCTCGCGGCACTCCCCCTGGCCGGACTCGTCGTCAGCTTGACCCGGCGCCCCGGCGCCTGA